The following are encoded together in the Citrus sinensis cultivar Valencia sweet orange chromosome 1, DVS_A1.0, whole genome shotgun sequence genome:
- the LOC102626908 gene encoding 54S ribosomal protein L24, mitochondrial isoform X1 — MAFRGKEMMKKLVRKVGGEKNLAPGVKESLKKCVPDSRIVMNRAKRGLFAGKHIQFGNRVSEDGGNKTRRNWKPNVQEKRLFSYIMDRHIRVKVTTHALRCIDKAGGIDEYLLKTPYHKMDTEMGLYWKTKIEKLYEELGQTEVAFFTPEEEAKLEQDFKDMKLAQRAARRELRRQMYGGSSKQKQIEQGSADTQETAEEAAKILSEGIPNEYAPEDLVANS; from the exons ATGGCGTTTCGAGGGAAGGAGATGATGAAGAAACTAGTGAGGAAGGTAGGGGGAGAGAAGAACTTGGCTCCGGGAGTAAAAGAATCTCTTAAGAAATGTGTACCCGACAGCAGGATCGTCATGAACCGAGCCAAACGCGGTCTCTTCGCTGGCAAACACATCCAGTTCGGCAATCGCGTCAGCGAAGATGGCGGTAACaa gACTAGGAGGAATTGGAAGCCAAATGTCCAGGAGAAGCGGCTATTTAGTTATATAATGGATCGTCACATTAGAGTCAAAGTCACAACACATGCACTCCGCTGCATTGACAAGGCAGGGGGGATCGATGAATACCTGCTAAAGACCCCTTACCACAAGATGGACACAGAAATGGGTCTTTACTGGAAGACCAAGATTGAGAAGCTTTATGAAGAACTTGGGCAGACGGAAGTGGCATTCTTTACACCTGAGGAAGAAGCCAAGCTGGAACAGGACTTTAAAGACATGAAACTCGCTCAGAGAGCCGCACGTAGGGAACTCAGAAGACAGATGTATGGAGGGTCAAGCAAACAGAAACAAATTGAGCAAGGAAGTGCAGATACCCAGGAAACTGCTGAGGAAGCAGCAAAAATCCTCAGTGAAGGAATTCCAAACGAGTATGCTCCCGAGGATCTGGTTGCCAATTCTTAA
- the LOC102626908 gene encoding uncharacterized protein LOC102626908 isoform X2, with translation MCTRQQDRHEPSQTRSLRWQTHPVRQSRQRRWRTRRNWKPNVQEKRLFSYIMDRHIRVKVTTHALRCIDKAGGIDEYLLKTPYHKMDTEMGLYWKTKIEKLYEELGQTEVAFFTPEEEAKLEQDFKDMKLAQRAARRELRRQMYGGSSKQKQIEQGSADTQETAEEAAKILSEGIPNEYAPEDLVANS, from the exons ATGTGTACCCGACAGCAGGATCGTCATGAACCGAGCCAAACGCGGTCTCTTCGCTGGCAAACACATCCAGTTCGGCAATCGCGTCAGCGAAGATGGCG gACTAGGAGGAATTGGAAGCCAAATGTCCAGGAGAAGCGGCTATTTAGTTATATAATGGATCGTCACATTAGAGTCAAAGTCACAACACATGCACTCCGCTGCATTGACAAGGCAGGGGGGATCGATGAATACCTGCTAAAGACCCCTTACCACAAGATGGACACAGAAATGGGTCTTTACTGGAAGACCAAGATTGAGAAGCTTTATGAAGAACTTGGGCAGACGGAAGTGGCATTCTTTACACCTGAGGAAGAAGCCAAGCTGGAACAGGACTTTAAAGACATGAAACTCGCTCAGAGAGCCGCACGTAGGGAACTCAGAAGACAGATGTATGGAGGGTCAAGCAAACAGAAACAAATTGAGCAAGGAAGTGCAGATACCCAGGAAACTGCTGAGGAAGCAGCAAAAATCCTCAGTGAAGGAATTCCAAACGAGTATGCTCCCGAGGATCTGGTTGCCAATTCTTAA
- the LOC102626119 gene encoding LOW QUALITY PROTEIN: pentatricopeptide repeat-containing protein At5g10690 (The sequence of the model RefSeq protein was modified relative to this genomic sequence to represent the inferred CDS: inserted 3 bases in 2 codons; deleted 2 bases in 2 codons; substituted 2 bases at 2 genomic stop codons): MVQVESQLPFPVEELSKECACLIVKIKSEAEWAMGSFKIKITAEGFSIVSASKLLSIFEENEIVNREHWKLNTIVMNAVIEASVHCREIDSVLKXFDQTSKSDDCSVDSVTYGTVLKGLGEAQRIDEAYQILESVEKGTAVGSPKLSARLICGLVNALIEAGSAXDLCRSNGLLAQYGFLLHEGGNPSVLFYNLLMKGHISAGCPEVVINLHDEMSHVGLEPDSLSYNILISACIKTKKLDVTMPFNEQLKDNGQKCSSGGFHPDIFTYATLLMGFRHAKDLQSLLEIVFEMKSCCNLILDRSTFTAMVDALLYSGSIKGALCIFGEIVKRVCSNPGLWPKPHLYVSMMHELAARVDYDIVKSPYRRMWPDSTGTISPEVQEEAGHLLMEAALNDGQTTFMQLKHVIHIAFIFSCDGSSPQLVMKAAIRIEALLGLMKSMFSPYLLPQDHPIERIMMPVEEARPLPGTIALRKVVMRLFRDPVVPIVDDXLLHSEACSELNAPLSTMMRIPPPCVSTXRSIGHVIDLILAKRHKMVVVVKCGNL; encoded by the exons ATGGTTCAAGTGGAAAGTCAGTTGCCTTTTCCTGTAGAGGAACTGAGCAAGGAGTGTGCTTGTCTAATCGTGAAGATAAAAAGTGAAGCAGAATGGGCAATGGGTTCCTTCAAGATAAAGATTACAGCTGAAGGCTTTTCTATCGTGTCTGCGTCAAAATTGCTCTCG ATTTTTGAGGAGAATGAGATTGTGAACCGAGAGCACTGGAAGCTGAACACGATAGTGATGAACGCTGTCATTGAAGCTTCG GTTCATTGCCGAGAAATTGACTCGGTGCTTAA ATTTGACCAAACGTCAAAGTCCGATGATTGCTCTGTTGATAGTGTCACATACGGCACCGTATTGAA GGGTTTAGGTGAGGCTCAGAGAATTGATGAAGCATATCAAATACTTGAGTCAGTGGAAAAAGGC ACAGCTGTGGGAAGTCCTAAGCTGTCTGCACGGCTTATTTGTGGCCTAGTAAATGCTCTAATTGAAGCAGGTTC TGCATGAGATTTATGCCGTTCTAATGGTCTTCTTGCACAATATGGTTTTCTGCTTCATGAAGGAGGGAATCCTTCAGTCTTGTTTTACAATCTATTAATGAAG GGACATATCAGTGCTGGCTGTCCTGAGGTTGTAATAAATCTGCATGATGAAATGTCACATGTAGGATTAGAGCCTGACAGTCTCAGCTATAATATTCTAATATCTGCTTGTATCAAGACTAAGAAGTTGGATGTCACAATGCCTTTTAATGAGCAACTGAAG GACAATGGACAGAAATGTAGCAGTGGTGGTTTTCACCCTGATATCTTCACTTACGCCACATTACTCATG GGCTTTAGGCATGCCAAGGATCTGCAATCACTTCTGGAAATTGTGTTTGAGATGAAATCATGTTGTAACTTGATTCTTGATCGATCCACATTTACTGCAATGGTGGATGCATTGCTATATTCTGGCTCAATTAAAGG TGCTCTTTGCATATTTGGAGAAATCGTAAAGCGGGTGTGCAGCAATCCAGGTCTCTGGCCAAAACCTCACCTTTACGTTTCTATGATGCATGAATTAGCTGCTAGAGTTGACTATGATATAGTCAAAAGTCCTTATAGACGAATGTGGCCAGATTCTACCGGAACTATATCCCCAGAAGTTCAAGAAGAAGCTGGTCATCTTCTCATGGAGGCAGCTTTAAATGATGGGCAG ACTACTTTCATGCAACTAAAGCATGTAATCCATATTGCTTTTATCTTTAGTTGTGATGGCTCTTCACCTCAGCTG GTAATGAAGGCTGCTATTCGCATAGAGGCCTTATTGGGGTTAATGAAATCAATGTTCAGCCCATACCTACTTCCCCAG GATCATCCTATTGAGAGGATCATGATGCCAGTGGAAGAAGCTCGGCCACTGCCAGGTACCATAGCGTTGAGGAAAGTGGTTATGCGCTTGTTTAGGGATCCAGTTGTGCCCATTGTAGATG TACTGTTGCACAGTGAAGCCTGCAGTGAG TTGAATGCCCCATTGTCCACCATGATGAGAATTCCACCTCCTTGCGTTTCCACTTGAAGATCTATTGGCCATGTGATTGATCTAATCTTAGCAAAGAGGCATAAGATGGTGGTAGTTGTAAAATGCGGTAACTTATAA
- the LOC102625832 gene encoding F-box protein AFR: protein MEVSQSSTSSSSSQETEISGRNTQPLIPGLPDEIGELCLLHVPYPYQALVRSVSYSWNKAITDPGFALCKKSLSLSLPYLFIFSFHKPTARIQWQALDPRSGRWFVLPPMPCPKAVCPQAFACTSLPRQGKLFVLGGMRSDTETPMQSTIMYRATTNQWRLASPMLTPRSFFASGNVNGKIMAVGGTGANINETMTAVECYDPESDTWTTAAKLRMGLARYDSAVMGSKMYVTEGWTWPFMFSPRGGVYDINKDTWNLMSDGMKEGWTGISIVLEGKLFVISEHGDCPMKQYNPDDDTWRYVGGDKFPCEVMHRPFAVNGVEGKIYVVSSGLNVAIGRVYEEQNGGISAEWKVMTAPRAFKDLAPSSCQVVYA from the coding sequence ATGGAGGTTTCTCAATCGTCTACTTCGTCGTCGTCGAGCCAAGAAACTGAAATTTCTGGAAGGAATACTCAGCCACTGATTCCGGGATTACCCGACGAGATCGGGGAGCTATGTCTGCTTCATGTTCCGTATCCGTACCAAGCTTTGGTACGTTCAGTTTCGTATTCATGGAACAAAGCAATTACAGACCCTGGCTTCGCTCTCTGCAAGAAGAGCCTGTCACTTTCTTTGCCTtaccttttcattttttcttttcataaacCTACGGCCAGGATCCAATGGCAAGCCTTGGACCCACGATCTGGCCGTTGGTTTGTTTTGCCTCCTATGCCATGCCCTAAGGCTGTGTGCCCGCAAGCCTTTGCATGTACATCACTTCCACGGCAAGGCAAATTATTTGTTCTGGGCGGGATGCGGTCGGACACAGAGACTCCCATGCAGTCTACGATCATGTACCGTGCAACAACCAATCAATGGCGGTTAGCATCACCAATGTTAACACCGAGGTCGTTTTTCGCCTCCGGGAATGTTAACGGTAAGATCATGGCCGTTGGTGGAACCGGGGCCAACATCAACGAGACAATGACAGCCGTCGAGTGTTACGACCCGGAGAGCGACACGTGGACGACGGCTGCCAAGTTGCGAATGGGGTTGGCTAGGTACGACTCAGCTGTGATGGGGAGCAAGATGTATGTGACTGAGGGATGGACGTGGCCCTTTATGTTTTCCCCAAGGGGTGGGGTCTACGACATCAACAAGGACACGTGGAATCTGATGAGCGATGGGATGAAGGAAGGATGGACTGGGATCAGTATCGTGCTTGAAGGCAAGCTGTTCGTGATATCAGAGCACGGTGACTGTCCAATGAAGCAGTACAACCCTGATGACGACACGTGGCGGTATGTGGGTGGGGACAAATTCCCATGTGAAGTTATGCATAGGCCGTTTGCAGTGAATGGAGTGGAAGGGAAAATTTATGTGGTGTCAAGTGGTTTAAACGTGGCAATCGGAAGGGTATATGAGGAACAAAATGGGGGAATTTCAGCGGAGTGGAAAGTTATGACTGCCCCTAGGGCGTTCAAGGACTTAGCACCCTCCAGTTGCCAAGTGGTCTACGCTTAA
- the LOC102625548 gene encoding uncharacterized protein LOC102625548 — protein MCLVCVCDEDERVLGTQTAPGACPFCGGMIRAMDVQSEWRFCFLPLYFKTKRKFYCTVCARRLVVQ, from the coding sequence ATGTGTTTGGTGTGTGTGTGCGACGAGGATGAGAGAGTGTTAGGAACGCAGACAGCGCCAGGCGCATGTCCGTTCTGTGGAGGCATGATACGAGCCATGGACGTTCAGAGCGAGTGGAGATTCTGTTTCTTGCCTCTGTATTTCAAAACCAAGAGGAAGTTTTATTGTACCGTTTGTGCCAGACGTTTGGTCGTCCAATAG